CTTTATTTGCTTCCTTTAACTCTTCTGGACCTGCAGCTGCTTTTAATGCAACAAAATTACCTCCCTTTTTCACTAAAGGAATACAAAATTCTGATAGTACAGATAGACGAGCTACCGCGCGCGCTGTTGCTACATCAAATTTTTCACGATACTTTACATTTTGACCAAATTCCTCTGCTCGGGAATGAACAAATTCAACATTTTTTAAATTCAATTCTTCACTAAGATGGTTTAAAAATGTAATTCGTTTGTTTAATGAGTCCACAATCGTAACATGTAAATCTGGGAAGCAAATTTTAATTGGTAAGCTTGGAAAACCAGCGCCTGCGCCTACATCACAAACAGATGAAACTTTCGTAAAGTCAAAATAAAAACTAGCACTAATGGAATCATAAAAATGTTTTAAATAAACGCCTTCTAAGTCCGTTATTGCAGTTAAGTTCATTTTTTCATTCCATTCAACAAGAAGCTCGAAATATTTTTTAAATTGTGCTATTTGTGTTTCTGATAGCTCGATACCTTTTTCTTTTAAAGCTTCGATAAACTGTTGTTCGTTCATTTTATTCTCCTTTTACTTATAAGGGATTTATTTATTATTACCATAATTAAAAAAAGCGCCCGAGTAACGAAATAGCACTCGAACGCTCAATTTTTAATCGTTGCTTACACGTGCAATTTTACCTTGCTCAATATAAACAAGTAGGATTGATATATCTGCAGGATTTACACCAGATATACGAGATGCCTGTGCGATAGATAATGGTCGAACTTCTTTTAATTTTTCACGAGCTTCGGTAGCTAAGCTTGATACTTGATCATAATCAATATCCTCAGGAATTTTTTTATCTTCCATTTTATGAAGCTTCTCTACTTGGCTTAATGCTTTTTGAATATAACCTTCATATTTCAATTGAATTTCTATTTGTTCTTTTACTTCATC
Above is a genomic segment from Lysinibacillus sp. PLM2 containing:
- the rsmG gene encoding ribosomal RNA small subunit methyltransferase G, with protein sequence MNEQQFIEALKEKGIELSETQIAQFKKYFELLVEWNEKMNLTAITDLEGVYLKHFYDSISASFYFDFTKVSSVCDVGAGAGFPSLPIKICFPDLHVTIVDSLNKRITFLNHLSEELNLKNVEFVHSRAEEFGQNVKYREKFDVATARAVARLSVLSEFCIPLVKKGGNFVALKAAAGPEELKEANKAIKTLGGSLKEEYAYHLPIEDSERTIYIINKLKETPKKYPRKPGIPNKNPIQ